In Gemmatimonadaceae bacterium, one genomic interval encodes:
- a CDS encoding SDR family oxidoreductase — protein sequence MDVHGAVNAPLAGKSAVVTGASRGIGRAIATALAAGGARVVAIARDSRALEQLVAETGAGALAIACDLAREEQVESALARLRQTVGTPDLLVNNAGIFALGAIGTLPPSEVDRMVQLNLLAPYRLMHALVPGMRQRGSGHVITIGSIADRTAFPENAGYAAGKFGARAMHEVLRQELRGSGVRVSLVSPGPTDTAIWDPIDPDARPGFTRRTQMLRADAVADAVLWLATRPAEVNVDELRVSHS from the coding sequence ATGGACGTGCACGGCGCCGTGAACGCCCCCCTTGCCGGGAAGAGTGCCGTGGTCACCGGGGCGTCGCGCGGCATCGGACGCGCCATCGCCACCGCTCTTGCGGCTGGCGGTGCCCGCGTCGTGGCCATCGCGCGCGACTCGCGCGCGCTGGAGCAGCTCGTCGCGGAAACGGGGGCCGGCGCCCTCGCCATCGCCTGCGACCTCGCGCGCGAGGAGCAAGTCGAATCGGCGCTCGCCCGCCTGAGACAAACCGTCGGCACCCCCGACCTGCTGGTGAACAACGCCGGGATCTTCGCGCTCGGCGCCATCGGGACGCTCCCGCCGAGTGAGGTCGACCGGATGGTGCAGCTCAACCTCCTCGCCCCGTATCGACTGATGCACGCGCTCGTCCCCGGGATGCGGCAACGCGGCTCGGGACACGTGATCACCATCGGCTCCATTGCCGACCGGACGGCATTCCCCGAGAACGCGGGCTATGCCGCGGGGAAGTTCGGCGCACGTGCCATGCACGAGGTGCTGCGACAGGAACTGCGCGGGAGCGGGGTGCGCGTCTCGCTGGTGTCGCCCGGACCCACCGACACCGCGATCTGGGATCCGATCGATCCGGACGCGCGCCCCGGCTTCACGCGGCGCACGCAGATGCTTCGCGCCGACGCCGTGGCCGATGCGGTGCTCTGGCTCGCGACGCGCCCCGCCGAGGTGAATGTCGATGAGCTGCGCGTGAGCCATAGCTGA